In one window of Armatimonadota bacterium DNA:
- a CDS encoding carbon-nitrogen hydrolase family protein yields the protein MSRVITVTAIQLPAAKAGETPHEIKEHNLRRIDEGLAIAGERGSDVAIFGEYANARHLPLDNGRAREFADEVPGAVTERIAESARRHNMNILAPLVGLCDGKLRNVTVLIGRDGIIVGQYYKAHLPLPEAEWGFEAGDDIPVFDMDFGRVGVMTCMDIEYPEHALVLMLRGAEMIFFPHVQGSWGEIDWEIRYRARAVDTGLYIVSACYGVEKDEPWRPGMMIGRSSVIGPDGTIMADAGRWAGVLTTQIDLDRRRISDFHFARLCERTLAIKASRRPDLYGELVQYASRDAALAEAAKRGATGG from the coding sequence GTGAGTCGCGTTATCACCGTCACCGCAATCCAGTTGCCGGCCGCCAAAGCCGGGGAGACGCCGCACGAAATCAAGGAGCACAACCTGCGACGCATTGACGAAGGCCTCGCGATTGCTGGTGAGCGCGGCTCCGACGTTGCCATCTTCGGCGAGTATGCGAATGCGCGCCACCTCCCGCTCGACAACGGCAGGGCGCGCGAGTTCGCCGACGAGGTGCCCGGCGCGGTGACGGAGCGCATCGCCGAAAGCGCGCGCCGCCATAACATGAATATCCTCGCTCCCCTGGTGGGCCTCTGCGACGGAAAGCTCCGCAATGTCACCGTCCTCATCGGCCGCGATGGGATCATCGTCGGGCAGTACTACAAGGCGCACCTGCCGCTGCCGGAGGCGGAGTGGGGGTTCGAAGCCGGCGACGACATTCCCGTGTTCGACATGGATTTCGGCCGCGTCGGGGTGATGACGTGCATGGATATCGAGTATCCCGAGCATGCCCTGGTGCTCATGTTGCGCGGCGCGGAGATGATATTCTTCCCACACGTTCAGGGCAGTTGGGGGGAGATAGACTGGGAGATTCGCTACCGCGCGCGTGCGGTGGACACGGGGCTCTACATCGTCTCCGCGTGCTACGGCGTGGAGAAGGACGAGCCGTGGCGGCCGGGGATGATGATCGGCCGCTCGAGCGTCATCGGCCCCGACGGAACAATCATGGCCGATGCCGGGCGCTGGGCCGGCGTGTTGACAACGCAGATTGATCTGGATCGCCGACGCATCAGCGATTTCCACTTTGCCCGGCTGTGCGAGCGTACGCTGGCGATCAAGGCGAGCCGCAGGCCGGACCTGTACGGGGAATTGGTCCAGTACGCCTCACGTGATGCCGCTTTGGCCGAGGCGGCGAAACGCGGCGCGACTGGCGGCTAA
- a CDS encoding ABC transporter ATP-binding protein — MTARHDNWEDDSAKSLDLPQEIRAWAEEWLAADERIEVAAAGDVMPDGRFDVSWLVVTNRRLAVLEFDEEDDDVLVRRELGLDQLDAVEFEHYVGGGLLNALRDGERTELIRFSRTLSDLFEDARDQITAQLREHGRAEAPRGVEERGAEGEHGRTEGGRSRCPTCGRPLAHGDVCRACIDKQRILRRMASYLRPYWPMLVFGIAVTFGATLAQATPAWISKKIVNDAILPRDLAVLTKWVLVLLAVLLMRGLLTWGNSYIIATLGQFIIADIRRSAYLHLQKLAVSFYEKRQTGQLMSRITHDTQHLQEFVGTSMQEILVQLFMVIVVTGIMLGSSTTLTLLVMVPIPFLVLLSIMLGRKVRRFYRSAWRRMGSINAMLADTIPGVRVVKAFAQEPREAERFEQRDRSYVSAVLAAARTRSKFSGLMAMTMGSGALIVWSYGGSQVIAGELDLGTLVMFSGLLWQLYGPVTTLANLNERFQRAATAAERVFEILDTPGETELTPPEHHPHPVTEVHGRIEFDHVFFGYEQDEPVLRDICLDVQAGEMIGLVGRSGVGKTTLVNLICRFYDPNRGVIRMDGEDLRD, encoded by the coding sequence GTGACAGCCAGGCACGACAACTGGGAGGACGATTCAGCTAAAAGCTTGGACTTGCCCCAGGAGATTCGGGCGTGGGCGGAGGAATGGCTGGCCGCGGACGAACGGATCGAAGTCGCCGCGGCCGGTGATGTTATGCCCGATGGGCGATTCGACGTCAGCTGGCTGGTGGTGACGAACCGACGGCTTGCGGTGCTGGAGTTTGACGAGGAGGATGACGATGTCCTGGTGCGCCGCGAGCTGGGATTGGATCAGCTCGACGCGGTCGAGTTCGAGCATTACGTCGGCGGTGGCTTGCTCAACGCGCTCCGAGATGGCGAGCGCACGGAGTTAATTCGGTTCTCGCGTACCCTGAGCGACTTGTTCGAGGATGCGCGGGATCAGATCACGGCGCAGCTGCGCGAGCACGGTCGCGCGGAGGCACCAAGAGGCGTCGAGGAGCGCGGCGCAGAGGGGGAGCACGGGCGCACGGAGGGCGGGCGCTCGCGGTGTCCGACCTGCGGCCGTCCGCTCGCGCACGGGGATGTCTGCCGCGCCTGCATCGACAAGCAGCGCATCCTGCGGCGCATGGCAAGCTACCTGCGGCCGTACTGGCCGATGCTGGTCTTCGGGATCGCCGTGACATTTGGCGCGACCCTGGCGCAGGCGACGCCCGCATGGATCAGCAAGAAGATCGTCAACGACGCCATCCTCCCGCGCGACCTGGCGGTGCTCACCAAGTGGGTGCTGGTGCTGCTGGCTGTGCTGTTGATGCGCGGGCTGCTGACCTGGGGCAACTCGTACATCATCGCCACTCTCGGCCAGTTCATCATCGCGGATATCCGGCGCAGCGCGTACCTCCATCTTCAGAAGCTGGCGGTCAGCTTCTATGAGAAACGGCAGACCGGACAGCTGATGAGCCGCATCACGCACGACACGCAGCACCTGCAGGAATTCGTCGGTACCAGCATGCAGGAGATCCTGGTGCAGTTGTTCATGGTCATCGTCGTCACCGGGATCATGCTCGGCAGCAGCACCACTCTGACGCTCCTGGTCATGGTGCCGATTCCGTTCCTCGTCTTGTTGTCGATCATGCTCGGGCGCAAGGTGCGCCGATTCTACCGGAGCGCGTGGCGCCGCATGGGCTCGATCAACGCGATGCTCGCCGACACGATCCCCGGCGTCCGGGTGGTCAAGGCGTTCGCTCAGGAGCCGCGCGAAGCCGAGCGCTTCGAGCAGCGCGACCGCAGTTACGTCAGTGCCGTATTGGCCGCCGCGCGGACTCGCAGCAAGTTCTCCGGGCTGATGGCGATGACCATGGGCTCCGGTGCGCTGATCGTTTGGTCCTACGGAGGCTCTCAAGTCATCGCCGGCGAACTCGACCTCGGCACGTTGGTCATGTTCTCCGGGCTGCTGTGGCAGCTCTACGGGCCGGTGACCACCTTGGCCAATCTCAACGAGCGCTTCCAGCGCGCGGCGACGGCTGCGGAGCGCGTGTTCGAGATCCTCGATACGCCGGGCGAGACCGAGCTGACACCGCCCGAGCACCATCCGCATCCGGTCACCGAGGTGCACGGGCGGATCGAGTTCGACCATGTCTTCTTCGGTTACGAGCAGGACGAGCCGGTGCTGCGCGATATCTGCCTCGACGTGCAAGCGGGCGAAATGATCGGCCTGGTTGGACGCAGCGGCGTCGGGAAGACGACGCTCGTCAACCTGATCTGCCGGTTCTACGACCCCAACCGGGGCGTGATCCGGATGGACGGCGAGGATCTGCGCGAC
- a CDS encoding alkaline phosphatase family protein, producing the protein ALEHLAVLAPDALGLQVWRTWRREMPFLTSLHRRRHVVLRSVHPTITPVNFATLVTGATPGVHQVATKHDTIACESLFDIVRAAGRTSLGAGQPGATGGEFLARHAELSGRVDERSDNAVTERVLSLVEAHRPCFVIAQLLETDTVFHRVGPSSPEAETVVRATDQRLRQLVAALTAHDYGVIVLADHGQHDVPDAAEGEHRGTHGTESDEDSLVPCTWTP; encoded by the coding sequence CGCATTGGAACACCTTGCCGTGCTCGCGCCTGATGCTCTCGGCCTACAGGTCTGGCGAACCTGGCGCCGAGAGATGCCGTTCCTCACTTCCCTGCACCGCCGCCGCCATGTAGTCCTGCGCTCGGTTCACCCAACCATCACGCCGGTGAATTTCGCGACGCTCGTCACCGGTGCGACGCCCGGCGTGCACCAAGTGGCCACCAAGCACGACACCATTGCCTGCGAGAGCTTGTTCGACATCGTGCGCGCGGCAGGGCGAACCAGCCTTGGCGCAGGCCAACCCGGAGCCACCGGCGGAGAGTTCCTGGCTCGCCACGCGGAGCTCTCCGGACGCGTCGATGAGCGCAGCGATAACGCCGTGACCGAGCGGGTCCTATCACTGGTCGAGGCGCACCGGCCGTGCTTCGTCATCGCGCAGCTCCTCGAGACGGACACGGTCTTCCACCGCGTCGGCCCCTCGTCGCCGGAAGCCGAGACGGTCGTGCGCGCCACCGACCAACGACTCCGCCAACTCGTGGCGGCGCTTACGGCCCACGACTACGGCGTCATCGTCCTGGCGGACCACGGACAGCACGATGTCCCCGATGCCGCGGAGGGCGAGCATCGCGGCACGCACGGCACCGAATCGGATGAGGACAGCTTAGTTCCCTGCACGTGGACGCCTTGA
- a CDS encoding radical SAM protein encodes MFLAPQALNAYVAVRPPDYAEERSGDSLVVWADPPYWMVVDPEFLDLLQELGGERTLRQVVETRPAWQGTRRDIARQIGNLLAAGVAADAAGHEARSGQQDAPDARIENIAVNITRQCNLRCHFCYNLHALTFDDDTELAAEEIVKFLDAARPFVSRRPSLTVLGGEPLLCPDKLLAVCRHAARHGFETLVSTNGILVSEDFARAARRIGLQVQVSLDGHRAELNDALRGAGTFDRIVRGITTLVRHRVHTIVSMVCHRDNLAYLEPFYGFAAALGVAEARFIPLKRIGGALSGRLDPVRINDLMRAAFATFEREPRYLPLTGRDAFSILANTCQYSSRRPSCGTGLQTVLLDADGRLYPCPNTNVPEFAIASIRDPDFEFAEVWQESPVLQRHRQLTDISRMNETCSVCVVRHWCLGGCRGETLATTGDLTAPAPNCLELREATMEMFWILARHPHIVGPATRVCG; translated from the coding sequence ATGTTTCTGGCGCCCCAGGCTCTGAACGCCTACGTTGCAGTCCGGCCTCCCGACTATGCGGAGGAGCGCTCCGGCGACTCCCTGGTCGTGTGGGCTGACCCGCCTTACTGGATGGTTGTCGATCCAGAGTTCCTCGACCTGCTCCAGGAGTTGGGCGGCGAGCGTACGCTTCGCCAGGTGGTTGAAACACGCCCCGCGTGGCAAGGCACCCGTCGTGACATTGCGCGGCAGATCGGCAACCTGCTGGCGGCGGGAGTGGCGGCCGACGCCGCAGGCCACGAGGCGCGCAGCGGCCAACAAGATGCGCCTGACGCGAGGATCGAGAACATCGCCGTCAACATCACGCGCCAGTGCAACCTGCGATGCCACTTCTGTTACAACCTCCATGCGCTGACGTTTGACGACGACACGGAGCTTGCCGCAGAGGAGATCGTCAAGTTCCTCGACGCAGCGCGGCCGTTTGTCAGTCGCAGGCCTTCGCTCACAGTGCTCGGCGGTGAGCCGCTGCTATGTCCGGATAAGCTGCTCGCGGTGTGCCGGCATGCCGCACGTCATGGATTCGAGACGCTGGTCTCGACGAACGGCATTCTCGTCAGCGAGGACTTCGCGCGGGCCGCCCGCCGCATTGGGCTGCAGGTGCAGGTATCGCTTGACGGTCACCGCGCTGAGCTGAACGATGCCCTGCGGGGCGCGGGTACGTTCGACCGGATCGTGCGCGGGATCACCACGCTCGTGCGTCACCGCGTGCACACCATCGTGAGCATGGTATGTCACCGCGACAACCTTGCGTACCTGGAACCGTTTTACGGATTCGCCGCAGCCCTCGGTGTGGCCGAGGCGCGTTTCATTCCCTTGAAACGCATCGGAGGAGCCCTCAGCGGCAGGTTGGATCCAGTCAGGATTAACGACCTGATGCGGGCGGCATTCGCGACCTTCGAGCGCGAGCCGCGATACCTGCCGTTGACCGGCCGTGACGCCTTTTCGATCCTCGCCAACACGTGCCAATACTCGTCGCGCAGGCCGTCCTGCGGCACGGGGCTGCAGACTGTGCTGCTGGATGCGGACGGCCGTCTCTACCCCTGTCCCAACACCAACGTGCCCGAGTTCGCCATTGCGAGCATCCGGGATCCGGATTTCGAATTCGCGGAGGTTTGGCAGGAGTCACCCGTCCTTCAGAGACACCGCCAGCTCACCGACATCTCCCGCATGAACGAGACGTGCTCGGTGTGCGTCGTGCGTCACTGGTGTCTCGGCGGATGTCGCGGAGAGACCCTCGCGACGACCGGCGATCTCACCGCCCCGGCGCCGAATTGCCTGGAGCTGCGCGAGGCCACGATGGAGATGTTCTGGATCCTTGCCCGGCACCCGCATATCGTAGGGCCGGCGACCCGCGTCTGCGGCTAG
- a CDS encoding aminoglycoside phosphotransferase family protein, which yields PPLEERAQQLRAIVDAYGLSASQRRGFVDRIIEFVVHDTAEQADEARITPDTTALKLDVLGFNPLWALAWRARAAAWLVRHRRILQNALS from the coding sequence GCCCCCGCTCGAAGAGCGCGCCCAGCAGCTCCGCGCGATCGTGGATGCGTACGGCCTGTCGGCGAGTCAACGCCGGGGTTTCGTAGACCGGATCATTGAGTTCGTCGTCCACGACACCGCAGAGCAAGCCGACGAAGCCAGGATCACTCCGGACACGACTGCCCTCAAGCTCGATGTGCTCGGCTTCAACCCGCTATGGGCGCTAGCCTGGCGGGCACGCGCAGCCGCATGGCTGGTCCGTCACCGCCGCATTCTCCAGAACGCACTTTCGTGA
- a CDS encoding FAD-dependent oxidoreductase, whose product QRMMGMTLMYRVAGLPEPAADERRLWCNGLTTIWGPGVGELDGAETRDLTAAEMKARRALAEHLKQLRGKFPDARLVDTATIIGVRETRRIVGLYTITEEDVLTGRPQPDSIAVSSNPVPNYYGERRFLDHRGFEIPYRSLVPADLDNVLLAGRCISACQPAFQSARSMAPNMAISQAAGTAGAMSVAASCRPADLDVSALQQRLERDGAVVRVPPEERQ is encoded by the coding sequence CAGCGGATGATGGGCATGACGCTGATGTATCGCGTTGCAGGTCTTCCCGAGCCGGCGGCGGACGAGCGGCGCTTGTGGTGCAACGGCCTGACCACGATCTGGGGGCCGGGCGTCGGCGAGCTCGACGGCGCCGAGACGCGAGACTTGACCGCGGCGGAGATGAAGGCGCGCCGCGCACTGGCCGAGCACCTGAAGCAGCTGCGCGGGAAGTTCCCCGATGCCAGGCTCGTGGACACCGCCACGATTATCGGCGTGCGCGAGACGCGGCGGATCGTCGGGCTGTACACGATCACCGAGGAGGATGTCCTCACCGGGCGGCCGCAGCCGGACTCGATCGCAGTCAGCTCGAACCCGGTGCCGAACTACTACGGCGAGCGGCGGTTTCTCGATCACCGGGGGTTCGAGATTCCCTATCGCAGCCTGGTGCCGGCGGACTTGGACAATGTGCTGCTCGCCGGGCGGTGCATCTCGGCGTGCCAGCCGGCGTTTCAATCCGCGCGGAGCATGGCGCCGAACATGGCGATTTCGCAAGCTGCGGGCACCGCGGGAGCGATGAGCGTCGCGGCGTCCTGCCGACCGGCCGATCTCGACGTGAGCGCATTGCAGCAGCGACTGGAGAGAGATGGGGCGGTCGTGCGCGTGCCGCCGGAGGAGAGGCAGTGA